A portion of the uncultured Bacteroides sp. genome contains these proteins:
- a CDS encoding CDP-alcohol phosphatidyltransferase family protein, translating to MSANNRKERVSLEGSLKSNDTEEYLDLVFYRPIGYRWALLFNKIRISPNQVTIFSIFLGVAAGVMFYFDDLWLNIIGMCLLVWANMYDSADGQLARMTGQKSEVGRMLDGISGDFWFISIYAAICLRLMPEYSWYIWILAALTGYFHSKQAAMADYYRNIHLFFLKGKAGSEFDNSKQLRALFRSMPWKGNRMRKTFLWFYGNYTASQEKSSPCFQHFFTALRKKYGETMPEALSQDFRTGSLPLMKYTNILSFNTRVIALFVSLFIGMPWIYFVFELTVLNVLLVYMVVRHESLSSRLYKKL from the coding sequence ATGAGCGCAAATAATAGAAAAGAAAGAGTTTCTCTTGAAGGGTCTTTAAAATCTAACGATACGGAAGAATATCTTGACTTGGTGTTTTATCGTCCGATTGGTTATCGTTGGGCTTTGTTATTCAATAAGATACGTATTTCTCCCAATCAGGTAACTATCTTTTCCATCTTTTTGGGAGTAGCTGCCGGAGTGATGTTCTACTTTGATGATTTATGGCTTAACATCATCGGTATGTGTTTGCTTGTATGGGCCAATATGTACGATAGTGCTGACGGACAATTGGCACGGATGACGGGACAAAAATCGGAAGTGGGCCGTATGCTTGATGGTATATCCGGTGACTTTTGGTTTATTTCTATTTATGCTGCTATTTGTTTGAGGTTGATGCCCGAATATTCGTGGTATATATGGATACTAGCTGCATTGACAGGCTATTTTCATAGCAAGCAGGCAGCTATGGCCGATTACTACCGCAACATTCATCTCTTTTTCTTGAAAGGTAAAGCCGGTAGTGAATTTGATAACTCCAAGCAATTACGAGCTTTGTTTCGATCAATGCCATGGAAAGGAAACCGTATGAGAAAGACATTCTTGTGGTTTTATGGCAATTACACCGCATCTCAAGAGAAATCATCACCTTGCTTCCAACATTTCTTTACTGCTCTCAGAAAGAAATACGGTGAAACAATGCCCGAAGCACTGAGTCAAGACTTCAGAACGGGCAGTTTACCATTGATGAAATATACCAATATTCTTTCGTTCAACACGCGTGTCATTGCCCTTTTTGTCTCTTTATTCATCGGCATGCCATGGATCTATTTTGTTTTTGAATTGACGGTACTTAATGTGTTGTTGGTTTACATGGTTGTTCGCCATGAATCATTGAGCAGTCGATTGTATAAAAAGTTATAA
- a CDS encoding inositol-3-phosphate synthase: MKQEIQPANGRLGVLVVGLGGAVASTFVVGTLAVRKGLAKPIGSITQLATIRLGKRNENRFPKIKEVVPLADLNDLVFGGWDIFEDDVYAAAQHAEVLVQKDLDGVKEELQAIKPMPAAFDQNWVKRLHGTHVKRATTRWELTEQIRKDIRDFKVANHCERVVVIWAASTEVYLPLCDEHQSLAAFEKAMKDNLTEKIAPSMCYAYAAVAEGAPFIMGAPNLCVDMPAMWEFSAKQNVPICGKDFKTGQTMIKTVLAPMLKTRMLGLDGWFSTNILGNRDGEVLDDPDSFKTKEVSKLSVIDTILQPELYPELYGNIYHKVRINYYPPRKDNKEGWDNIDIVGWMGYPMQLKVDFLCRDSILAAPLVLDLVLFTDLAQRVGMSGIQNWLSFYFKSPMHDFEHIPEHDLFIQYTKLKNTLRKMIGEETLDYLD; this comes from the coding sequence ATGAAACAAGAAATTCAACCGGCCAATGGTCGGTTAGGTGTATTGGTTGTTGGATTGGGAGGCGCAGTTGCTTCCACTTTTGTTGTGGGTACCTTAGCTGTTCGCAAAGGACTTGCAAAACCAATCGGTTCTATTACTCAGTTGGCAACCATACGTTTGGGAAAAAGAAATGAAAACCGCTTTCCTAAAATAAAGGAGGTAGTGCCTTTGGCAGACCTCAATGATTTGGTTTTTGGCGGATGGGACATCTTTGAGGACGATGTGTATGCAGCTGCTCAACATGCCGAAGTGTTGGTACAAAAAGATTTGGACGGCGTGAAGGAAGAATTGCAGGCCATTAAGCCGATGCCTGCTGCTTTCGATCAAAATTGGGTGAAACGTCTTCATGGAACGCATGTAAAGAGAGCCACAACCCGTTGGGAATTGACAGAACAAATACGTAAAGATATACGCGATTTTAAAGTAGCCAATCATTGCGAACGTGTAGTGGTTATTTGGGCCGCTAGTACAGAAGTCTATCTGCCATTGTGTGACGAACACCAATCTCTTGCTGCTTTCGAAAAAGCAATGAAAGACAATTTGACAGAGAAGATCGCTCCTAGTATGTGTTATGCTTATGCTGCTGTAGCCGAAGGTGCTCCGTTCATTATGGGTGCTCCAAACCTTTGTGTAGACATGCCTGCTATGTGGGAGTTCTCTGCTAAACAAAATGTTCCTATTTGTGGAAAAGATTTCAAGACAGGTCAAACAATGATAAAGACTGTTCTTGCTCCGATGTTGAAAACTCGTATGCTTGGCTTGGATGGTTGGTTCTCTACAAACATTCTCGGTAACAGAGATGGTGAAGTATTGGATGATCCGGATTCATTCAAAACAAAAGAGGTGAGCAAACTTTCTGTTATTGACACCATTCTTCAACCTGAACTTTACCCTGAACTTTACGGCAACATTTATCACAAAGTACGTATCAATTACTACCCTCCTCGCAAAGACAATAAAGAAGGTTGGGATAACATTGACATCGTAGGTTGGATGGGATATCCTATGCAATTGAAGGTGGATTTTCTTTGTCGTGACTCTATCTTGGCTGCACCACTGGTACTCGACTTAGTATTGTTTACTGATCTTGCTCAACGTGTGGGCATGTCGGGCATTCAAAACTGGTTGTCATTCTACTTCAAGAGCCCGATGCACGACTTTGAACACATCCCCGAACATGATTTATTCATTCAGTATACCAAACTGAAGAATACGCTTCGTAAGATGATTGGGGAAGAGACATTAGACTATTTGGACTAA
- a CDS encoding sigma-54 dependent transcriptional regulator, whose protein sequence is MILIIDDDSAIRSSLSFMLKRAGYEVEAVASPKEAMDVVRTVSPRLVLMDMNFSLTTTGEEGLTLLRQVKLFRPDTPVILMTAWGSIQLAVQGMQAGAFDFITKPWNNAALLQRIETALQLTVMPKNKEEEQKQTDALIRSNIIGRSRVLTDVLNTVGRIARTNASVLITGESGTGKELIAEAIHANSQRIKHPFVKVNLGGISQSLFESEMFGHKKGAFTDATTDRTGRFELANKGTIFLDEIGDLDHSCQVKLLRVLQDQTFEVLGDSRPRKIDIRVVSATNADLRKMVNEHTFREDLFYRINLITIHLPALRERREDIPLLARHFADKQAEANGLPHTELSNDALQFLTRLPYPGNIRELKNLVERTILISGKEILEGADFESQYHRHEEPSSSTTSLTGMTLDEIERQTILQTLERCRGNLSQVALALGISRAALYRRLEKYNITVNN, encoded by the coding sequence ATGATTTTAATTATAGATGATGATTCGGCCATACGTTCTTCTCTTAGCTTTATGCTGAAACGAGCAGGCTATGAGGTTGAGGCTGTGGCTTCTCCCAAAGAAGCGATGGATGTAGTGCGTACTGTTTCTCCCAGATTAGTGTTGATGGATATGAACTTTTCACTTACCACAACGGGAGAAGAAGGTCTTACCCTGCTTAGACAAGTGAAGCTTTTTCGTCCCGACACTCCCGTCATCTTAATGACTGCTTGGGGTAGCATTCAATTAGCCGTGCAAGGTATGCAAGCCGGAGCATTCGACTTTATTACCAAACCTTGGAATAATGCAGCTTTGTTGCAACGAATCGAAACAGCATTGCAATTAACCGTCATGCCTAAAAATAAAGAGGAAGAACAGAAGCAGACGGATGCGTTGATAAGAAGTAATATCATAGGAAGATCGAGAGTTTTGACTGATGTGTTGAATACGGTGGGGCGCATTGCCCGAACCAATGCATCGGTACTGATTACCGGAGAAAGCGGTACTGGCAAGGAACTTATAGCAGAAGCGATACATGCCAATAGCCAACGCATCAAGCATCCGTTTGTGAAAGTGAATCTCGGAGGGATTTCTCAAAGTTTATTTGAAAGTGAAATGTTCGGGCATAAAAAAGGAGCTTTTACGGATGCCACAACAGATCGTACGGGGCGTTTTGAATTGGCAAATAAGGGCACTATATTTCTCGATGAAATAGGTGATCTGGATCACTCATGCCAAGTGAAGTTACTTCGGGTGCTTCAAGACCAAACCTTTGAAGTGTTGGGGGACAGTCGTCCTCGAAAAATAGATATACGGGTGGTTAGTGCTACCAACGCTGATTTGCGCAAAATGGTGAATGAACATACTTTTCGTGAAGATTTGTTCTATCGTATCAATCTTATCACGATACATCTTCCTGCATTGCGCGAGCGAAGAGAGGATATTCCGCTCTTGGCTCGTCATTTTGCTGATAAACAAGCGGAGGCAAACGGATTGCCACATACGGAACTTTCAAATGATGCTTTGCAATTTCTTACCCGTTTACCTTATCCGGGCAATATTCGTGAACTAAAAAATCTGGTGGAGCGAACAATCCTGATAAGTGGCAAAGAGATTTTGGAAGGAGCTGATTTTGAAAGTCAATATCATCGGCATGAAGAACCATCTTCGTCTACAACATCGCTTACCGGCATGACTCTTGATGAGATTGAACGACAAACCATTCTTCAGACTTTGGAACGTTGCCGTGGAAATCTCAGTCAGGTAGCTCTTGCACTTGGCATTAGTCGGGCTGCGTTGTATCGTCGACTGGAGAAGTATAATATTACCGTCAACAACTAA
- a CDS encoding HAD family hydrolase, translated as MIAENLTKIKALAFDFGGTLDSPFMHWLDIYLMVYTDKLKLAVTRENLYDSYVHAERQMEALQLVKPQHSLLETQLFKTHLQVESLIGRGVIADTTENREELPFQVATAVVAFSQDYVMRSEPVLRKLAEHYSLLLVSNYYGNIKRVATDLHIADCFLSITDSTIEGVRKPDPKLWAIAIDRAGFKPEEVVVIGDSTKNDILPAISLGCSTVQGYPQSIAPEKVDYTRDFIYSLDELLPLLIQ; from the coding sequence ATGATTGCAGAAAACCTCACAAAAATAAAAGCTTTAGCGTTCGATTTCGGAGGAACGCTCGATTCCCCTTTTATGCATTGGTTGGATATATATCTGATGGTATATACTGATAAGTTGAAACTTGCTGTGACACGCGAAAATCTGTATGACTCTTACGTGCATGCGGAAAGGCAGATGGAGGCTTTGCAGTTGGTGAAGCCACAGCATTCTTTGCTTGAAACGCAACTCTTCAAGACACATTTGCAAGTGGAAAGCCTCATCGGACGTGGTGTTATTGCTGACACAACGGAGAATAGGGAAGAACTTCCTTTTCAGGTTGCCACTGCTGTAGTGGCGTTTTCGCAAGATTACGTGATGCGTAGTGAACCCGTACTTCGTAAACTGGCTGAACACTATTCATTGTTGTTGGTGTCCAATTACTATGGCAACATCAAACGAGTAGCAACCGATTTGCATATTGCTGATTGCTTTCTTTCTATAACCGATTCCACGATAGAAGGAGTACGTAAACCCGATCCGAAGCTTTGGGCGATAGCGATAGATCGTGCCGGTTTCAAACCTGAAGAAGTCGTTGTGATAGGCGATTCAACGAAGAACGATATTCTTCCTGCTATCAGCTTAGGTTGCTCTACGGTGCAGGGATATCCTCAAAGTATCGCTCCTGAAAAGGTGGACTATACAAGAGACTTTATCTATTCGCTAGATGAGTTACTTCCTCTTCTCATTCAATAA
- a CDS encoding ATP-binding protein — protein sequence MRLKGLFGILAILLLIILSLLTYVAARSTPWLFYTVEGLIVVTVLFLILFYRKIVKPLHTIGSGMELLREQDFSSRLSLVGEAEADRVVNVFNRMMEQLKNERLRLREQNHFLDLLINASPMGVIITTLDEDVSQLNPMALKMMGVKLEDALGQKLNDIDSALANELMAIPRGESITVRLNDSNIYKCTRSSFIDRGFQHPFFLVESLTDEVMKAEKKAYEKVIRMIAHEVNNTTAGITSTLDTVEQALAEENNMEEICQVMRVCTDRCFSMSRFITRFADVVKIPEPHLSPVNLNELLSSCKRFMEGMCMDRNITIRLECAELPMVELDGALFEQVLVNIIKNAAESIEHDGEITIRTSLPVAIEVIDNGKGISKEIEAKLFSPFFSTKPDGQGIGLIFIREILSRHGCTFSLRTYSDGLTRFRIFFPHL from the coding sequence ATGCGACTAAAGGGCTTGTTCGGCATTCTTGCCATTTTACTATTGATTATTCTGTCGCTGCTTACTTATGTCGCAGCTCGTTCCACTCCTTGGTTGTTTTATACTGTAGAAGGGCTTATTGTTGTTACAGTACTCTTTCTCATCTTGTTCTATCGGAAAATAGTAAAACCCTTGCACACCATCGGTAGTGGTATGGAACTGTTAAGGGAGCAGGATTTTAGCAGCCGTCTTAGTCTTGTGGGAGAAGCGGAAGCTGATCGGGTGGTGAATGTATTTAATCGCATGATGGAGCAACTCAAAAATGAGCGGCTACGCTTGAGAGAACAAAACCATTTTCTCGATTTACTGATCAACGCCTCGCCTATGGGGGTCATTATTACTACGCTCGATGAGGACGTGTCTCAGCTTAACCCCATGGCACTTAAGATGATGGGGGTAAAACTTGAGGATGCGTTGGGGCAAAAGCTGAATGATATAGATTCCGCATTGGCAAACGAATTGATGGCTATACCCAGAGGAGAAAGTATTACTGTGAGGTTGAACGATTCGAATATTTATAAATGTACGCGTTCCTCTTTTATAGATCGGGGTTTTCAGCATCCTTTCTTTCTGGTAGAGAGTTTAACGGACGAAGTAATGAAGGCGGAGAAGAAAGCTTATGAGAAGGTGATTCGGATGATTGCTCACGAAGTGAATAACACAACAGCCGGCATCACGTCAACCCTCGACACAGTAGAGCAAGCTCTTGCTGAAGAGAATAACATGGAAGAGATTTGCCAAGTAATGCGTGTTTGTACCGATCGTTGTTTTTCCATGAGCCGTTTTATTACTCGTTTTGCTGATGTGGTGAAAATACCCGAGCCTCATTTGTCTCCGGTAAATTTGAATGAACTGCTATCGTCTTGCAAACGTTTTATGGAAGGTATGTGCATGGATAGAAACATTACTATTCGTCTTGAATGTGCGGAGCTCCCTATGGTGGAGCTGGATGGAGCTCTCTTTGAACAGGTATTGGTTAATATTATCAAAAATGCAGCCGAAAGCATTGAACACGATGGAGAAATAACTATTCGTACTTCGCTTCCGGTAGCTATAGAAGTGATTGATAATGGTAAGGGTATTTCCAAAGAGATAGAAGCGAAGTTATTCAGTCCTTTTTTCTCTACTAAGCCTGATGGACAAGGTATTGGTCTGATCTTTATTCGAGAGATACTTAGTCGTCACGGTTGCACTTTCTCTTTGCGGACTTATAGTGACGGATTAACCCGCTTTCGCATTTTTTTCCCTCACTTATAA
- a CDS encoding LytTR family DNA-binding domain-containing protein, whose translation MNVLIIEDEIKAARKLSDLITEVDDSIHIIEVLGSVEESIKWFREHPSPDLIFSDIQLSDGLCFDIYKEATVSSPIIFCTAFDEYLVHAFETNAVSYLLKPITKEQVEKALEKYQSLKQVFQSDNKGQNKSISDIITYFSDAQKYKSSLIVNHGEKIIPLKTADIAFIHLQSHSTIITTHNKQQYFYSSSLDYLEGLLDPAIFFRANRQFIINRNAIANAEHYFNRKLIVKLLIPTPERIMISKLKASEFMLWLEQ comes from the coding sequence ATGAATGTTTTGATTATAGAAGATGAGATAAAAGCTGCACGCAAGCTGAGCGATTTAATCACTGAAGTGGACGATAGCATTCACATCATTGAGGTGCTCGGCTCCGTGGAAGAAAGCATTAAGTGGTTCCGTGAACACCCATCGCCCGATTTGATCTTTTCGGACATACAGCTTTCCGACGGATTATGCTTTGACATCTATAAAGAGGCAACGGTAAGTAGCCCCATCATTTTCTGCACTGCGTTTGATGAATATCTCGTCCATGCCTTCGAGACCAATGCCGTCAGCTATCTCTTAAAACCTATAACGAAGGAACAAGTGGAAAAAGCATTGGAGAAATATCAGTCACTGAAACAAGTTTTTCAATCCGATAATAAAGGACAGAACAAAAGCATAAGTGACATCATTACTTACTTCTCTGATGCTCAGAAGTACAAGTCGTCTCTCATCGTGAATCACGGAGAGAAGATTATACCGCTCAAGACAGCCGACATTGCCTTCATTCATCTGCAGTCTCATTCTACAATAATCACAACGCATAACAAGCAACAATATTTCTATTCATCATCTTTAGATTATCTGGAAGGTTTGCTAGACCCGGCCATCTTTTTCCGGGCAAACCGCCAGTTCATCATCAATCGAAATGCCATAGCAAATGCTGAGCATTACTTCAATCGCAAACTCATTGTGAAGTTACTTATCCCAACTCCGGAAAGAATAATGATTAGCAAATTGAAAGCTTCAGAGTTTATGCTTTGGCTTGAGCAATAA
- a CDS encoding TolC family protein: MRMKNLSFALLVLLFPLTLDAQTERTITLSEAIALARTQSVDAAVALNELKTAYWEYRTFRADLLPEVNLAGTLPNYKKSYSAYQQSDGSYTYVRNNTLGLSGELSVDQNIWLTGGKLSLTSSLDYIKQLGSGGEKQFMSVPVGVEFTQPVFGVNSLKWNRRIEPVRYAEAKAAFITATEEVTMKTITYFFELLLAKETLGTAQQNLRNADRLYEVAGAKRKMGQISENELLQLKLTALKAKASVTDAESNLNAKMFQLRAFLGLPEEQALQPIVPESVPDVQIEYNMVLSKSLERNSFAQNIRRRQLEADYAVATAKGNLRSINLFASVGYTGLNKTLSSSYRDLLDNNIVQVGVTIPILDWGKRRGKVKVAQSNREVIASKIRQEQISFNQDIFLLVEHFNNQAAQLTIADEADRIAQQRYKTSIETFLIGKINTLDLNDAQTSKDEARQKHISELYYYWYYFYQIRSLTLWDFRTNAELGVDFEEVVRK, translated from the coding sequence ATGAGAATGAAGAATTTATCATTTGCACTTTTGGTTCTCTTATTTCCGTTGACGCTGGATGCGCAAACGGAACGAACCATTACACTTTCAGAAGCGATCGCTTTGGCAAGAACACAGTCTGTTGACGCCGCAGTGGCTCTCAATGAACTCAAGACTGCTTATTGGGAGTATCGAACATTTAGGGCTGACCTTTTGCCGGAAGTAAATCTAGCAGGTACATTGCCTAACTATAAAAAATCTTATAGTGCCTACCAACAATCGGATGGTTCATATACGTATGTTCGTAACAATACATTGGGGTTGTCCGGCGAACTTTCTGTTGATCAGAACATTTGGTTAACGGGAGGGAAGCTATCTTTAACCTCGTCTTTGGATTATATTAAGCAGTTGGGCTCTGGAGGGGAAAAGCAATTTATGTCAGTTCCGGTAGGAGTAGAGTTTACTCAACCCGTTTTTGGAGTGAATAGCCTTAAGTGGAATCGTCGTATAGAGCCGGTTCGTTATGCTGAGGCTAAGGCCGCTTTCATTACTGCTACCGAAGAGGTAACGATGAAAACAATCACTTATTTCTTTGAACTGCTGTTGGCTAAAGAAACCTTGGGTACTGCCCAACAGAACCTTCGGAATGCTGATCGCCTGTATGAAGTAGCAGGGGCAAAACGAAAAATGGGACAGATTTCAGAGAATGAGCTATTGCAATTGAAGTTGACTGCTCTAAAGGCCAAGGCTTCAGTGACCGACGCTGAAAGTAATCTGAATGCTAAAATGTTTCAGTTGAGGGCTTTTCTAGGGTTGCCTGAAGAGCAAGCTTTACAGCCGATTGTTCCCGAATCCGTTCCCGATGTACAAATAGAATATAACATGGTGCTCAGTAAATCACTTGAACGGAATTCGTTTGCGCAGAATATACGCCGCAGACAGCTTGAAGCTGATTATGCTGTGGCAACAGCCAAGGGTAATTTGCGTAGCATTAATCTTTTTGCAAGTGTGGGCTATACAGGCTTGAACAAAACTCTGTCTTCATCCTATCGTGATCTTCTTGACAATAATATCGTTCAAGTGGGAGTTACGATACCAATTCTTGATTGGGGGAAACGACGTGGAAAGGTGAAAGTAGCACAGAGTAATCGAGAGGTGATTGCTTCGAAGATTCGCCAGGAACAAATCAGTTTTAATCAGGATATCTTTTTGCTGGTGGAACATTTTAATAATCAGGCGGCGCAACTTACGATTGCCGATGAGGCTGACCGCATTGCTCAGCAACGCTATAAAACAAGTATTGAAACTTTTCTTATAGGCAAAATCAATACGCTCGACTTGAATGATGCCCAAACTTCAAAAGACGAGGCAAGGCAGAAGCATATTTCAGAGTTGTATTACTACTGGTATTATTTTTATCAGATCAGAAGCCTTACTCTATGGGATTTTAGAACGAATGCTGAATTGGGTGTTGATTTTGAAGAAGTTGTACGTAAATAG
- a CDS encoding lysylphosphatidylglycerol synthase transmembrane domain-containing protein: MGSKFRNVFLCFGILVVIIMLFSFDMKYDELWHNLQRAGVYLPLVLILWLVIYFINTSSWFLIIRDGRRSPVSFLRVYKFTVSGFALNYVTPVGLMGGEPYRIMELTPYLGVERATSSVILYVMMHIFSHFCFWLGSVFLYIALFPVNWLMGIVLGFITTLCLLLIILFIKGYRKGMAVAFVRLCSHIPYLKKHAIRFAEKYKDKLETIDKQIALLHSQRKSSFYGALALELSARIISCVEVWLILNVLTTNVSFVNCMLIVAFSSLLANLLFFMPMQLGGREGGFALAVGGLSISGAYGVYTALITRVRELFWIVVGLALMKVGNIKKKEESLKI; encoded by the coding sequence ATGGGCAGTAAATTTCGTAATGTGTTTTTATGCTTTGGCATACTGGTGGTTATCATCATGCTCTTTTCTTTTGATATGAAATATGATGAATTATGGCATAACCTTCAGAGAGCGGGGGTATATCTGCCTCTTGTATTGATTCTTTGGCTTGTTATTTACTTTATCAATACGAGTTCTTGGTTTCTTATTATTAGAGACGGCAGACGGAGCCCGGTCTCTTTTCTTCGAGTTTACAAATTTACTGTGTCCGGCTTTGCGCTCAATTATGTTACACCTGTGGGGCTGATGGGTGGAGAGCCTTATCGCATTATGGAGTTAACACCTTATCTTGGTGTTGAACGGGCTACCTCTTCTGTTATTCTGTATGTGATGATGCATATCTTCTCTCATTTTTGCTTTTGGCTTGGTTCGGTGTTTCTCTATATTGCATTATTTCCTGTGAATTGGCTGATGGGAATTGTATTAGGATTCATCACGACACTTTGTTTGCTGTTGATTATCCTATTTATTAAAGGATATCGCAAAGGAATGGCAGTGGCATTTGTACGCTTGTGTAGCCACATTCCTTATTTGAAGAAACATGCCATTCGTTTTGCTGAGAAATACAAAGATAAATTAGAGACAATAGACAAACAGATTGCTTTGCTGCACAGTCAGCGAAAGAGTTCTTTTTACGGAGCATTGGCTCTCGAATTGTCTGCTCGCATCATCTCTTGCGTAGAGGTGTGGCTGATACTAAATGTGCTTACTACAAATGTTAGTTTTGTGAATTGTATGCTTATTGTTGCCTTCTCTTCTCTACTGGCCAACCTGCTTTTCTTTATGCCTATGCAACTTGGCGGACGCGAAGGAGGTTTTGCTTTGGCAGTAGGAGGGCTATCAATCTCGGGAGCATACGGCGTTTACACGGCATTGATAACCAGGGTAAGAGAACTTTTTTGGATTGTAGTGGGACTTGCTTTGATGAAAGTAGGTAATATAAAGAAAAAAGAAGAATCGCTTAAAATATGA
- a CDS encoding alpha/beta hydrolase yields MKKLSILLLFFTLSACSEAEEGSTPEENNEDYVTEIQGPINPPASGYGSLGSYTVAKVTFPSPLYSGRNVEIFYPKEITTPRPVIFFLHPYGGERSVYNIGLFNFIARRGYVAVFAPYPTFDVNIDERYNILWESFVKAVEDYPNLIDSSRVGFMGHSFGGGAAISIAYKSFMEKNWGENGRFIFTMTPWYSYNITQEQLQNFPANTKMISQIYDDDTVNDHRMAIDIYNNINIADEDKDFILVKSTVLPSYTYVADHGTPNNRKAYDAYDFYAIYRLLDAMTDYVFNNNQAAKSTALGNGSAEQITMPGYRGQALAPLEVTDHPTPKYDESKYEFQYGDTLNPRRE; encoded by the coding sequence ATGAAGAAATTAAGCATATTATTACTATTCTTCACTCTTTCTGCATGCTCCGAAGCCGAAGAAGGGAGTACACCTGAAGAGAATAATGAAGATTATGTTACTGAAATACAGGGCCCGATAAACCCTCCAGCATCAGGTTACGGCAGTCTGGGCAGTTACACCGTAGCTAAAGTTACTTTTCCCAGTCCATTGTATTCGGGCCGAAATGTAGAGATATTCTACCCCAAAGAGATCACGACTCCAAGACCTGTCATCTTCTTCCTGCATCCTTATGGTGGAGAAAGGAGTGTATATAACATCGGCCTTTTCAACTTTATCGCTAGAAGAGGATATGTGGCTGTATTTGCTCCTTACCCCACATTCGACGTAAACATAGACGAAAGATATAACATTTTATGGGAAAGCTTTGTGAAAGCAGTAGAAGATTATCCGAACCTGATAGATAGCAGCAGAGTTGGTTTCATGGGCCATTCTTTTGGCGGAGGAGCAGCCATTTCGATAGCCTACAAAAGCTTTATGGAAAAGAATTGGGGAGAAAACGGACGATTCATCTTTACAATGACTCCTTGGTACTCTTACAACATCACGCAAGAGCAACTTCAAAATTTTCCGGCAAATACAAAAATGATCAGCCAGATATATGATGATGACACAGTAAATGATCATCGAATGGCAATCGACATTTACAACAACATCAACATTGCAGACGAAGATAAAGATTTCATTTTAGTGAAAAGTACCGTACTGCCTAGTTATACTTATGTTGCCGATCATGGAACACCGAACAACCGGAAGGCTTATGATGCATACGATTTTTATGCTATCTATCGTTTATTGGATGCTATGACTGACTATGTATTCAACAATAATCAAGCAGCCAAAAGCACTGCGTTGGGCAATGGTTCAGCCGAACAAATAACAATGCCCGGCTATAGAGGACAAGCATTAGCTCCTTTGGAAGTGACAGATCATCCAACACCCAAATACGATGAAAGCAAATACGAATTCCAATATGGAGATACGTTGAACCCACGAAGAGAATAA
- a CDS encoding sugar phosphate nucleotidyltransferase: MEYAIIAAGQGSRLVADGVETSKPLLQINGKAMLDRLIAIFLDNNAESISIIINAEMADVRVHLDALKLPIPLHILVKTTPDSLHSFYELASLIPQGKKLCLTTIDPIFSALEFSAYIRSFEADDKYDALMAVTDYIDDEKPLYVKTNNELAITDFVDEAYDGLRYVSGGIYCLNGKVISLLQTAIDSGVSRMRNFQRQMVYSGLKVQAYPFSKIIDVDHASDISKAELFLNGVEEK; encoded by the coding sequence ATGGAATATGCAATAATAGCAGCCGGACAAGGATCGCGTCTCGTTGCCGATGGTGTGGAAACTTCAAAGCCATTGTTACAAATTAACGGGAAAGCGATGCTTGATAGGCTGATTGCTATTTTTTTAGATAATAATGCGGAGTCGATAAGCATTATTATAAATGCAGAAATGGCTGATGTAAGGGTTCATCTGGATGCTTTAAAACTACCGATACCGTTGCATATTCTGGTTAAAACTACCCCTGATTCACTTCATAGTTTTTACGAATTGGCGTCTCTTATCCCGCAAGGAAAGAAGCTATGTCTCACAACAATTGATCCTATCTTTTCTGCATTGGAATTTTCTGCTTATATTCGCAGTTTCGAAGCTGATGATAAATACGATGCATTGATGGCGGTGACAGATTATATTGATGATGAGAAGCCGCTGTATGTAAAAACAAACAATGAACTGGCAATCACTGACTTTGTAGATGAGGCTTATGATGGGCTTCGTTATGTGTCAGGAGGTATTTATTGTCTAAATGGCAAGGTGATCTCTTTGCTCCAGACAGCTATTGATTCGGGAGTTTCGCGCATGCGCAACTTTCAGCGACAAATGGTTTATTCGGGATTGAAAGTTCAAGCTTATCCTTTTTCTAAGATTATCGACGTAGATCACGCAAGTGATATTTCTAAGGCAGAGTTATTTTTAAATGGAGTAGAAGAAAAATGA